The following proteins are co-located in the Saccharomycodes ludwigii strain NBRC 1722 chromosome V, whole genome shotgun sequence genome:
- a CDS encoding allantoate permease family MFS transporter (similar to Saccharomyces cerevisiae YJR152W | DAL5 | Degradation of Allantoin) gives MPEKQDMQIITNTGSNSSLNIQNGEIKTVISITQEDMAHPSHTIATILSPHGEKVAVTGDVDDAMKLALEAEGLVVTPEEDRKLLWKIDLYMFPLMCLLYAIQFMDKVTNGNAAIMGLRTDLKMHGTEYSWVGSAFYFGYLLGLFTLPPLLQKSPWFMKSLCVIIVLWGMVLACHAAPSVNYASFIFLRCLLGFLESAITPSFTILMCQYWKKEEQFTRICLWFGCNGLGSILGCSISYGLYIRQYSYSITAWKVLFVVTGMMTIFTAFIMFVHIPDDPSKAWFLNEREKLMVVQRIKSNQQGFGNHHIKKSQILEAFKDVRTWLYFLYSVCSNIPNGGMTNFFSILLNDNFGYTADKSLLMNMPSGAVELVGCPLFGLLCAYFAYKKLPKYEWLGHRLVWAFIINNLVIVACCMLAFADKNKNARLAGAYLMYLAPLSFICIISNISSNTLGYTKKWTVSSINLMSYAASNIAGPQTFIAKQAPSYQGAKIAMVVCYAVGSVILALLYVINVRENKKRDKIAAERGPEEFVVENLEFADLTDFENPHFRYAL, from the coding sequence atgCCTGAAAAGCAGGATATGCAAATTATAACCAATACCGGTTCTAATTCAAgtttaaatattcaaaatggagaaattaaaacagTCATTTCCATAACTCAAGAAGATATGGCCCATCCATCTCACACAATTGCCACAATATTATCTCCACATGGTGAAAAAGTTGCTGTAACTGGTGATGTAGATGATGCTATGAAATTGGCCTTAGAAGCAGAAGGATTGGTAGTTACCCCCGAGGAGGATCGTAAATTATTATGGAAAATTGATCTTTATATGTTTCCTTTGATGTGTTTGTTGTATGCTATTCAATTTATGGACAAAGTTACAAATGGTAATGCAGCTATTATGGGCTTGAGAACTGATTTGAAAATGCATGGTACAGAATATTCTTGGGTTGGATCTgccttttattttggttatTTATTAGGCCTATTCACGTTGCCACCTTTGTTGCAAAAATCACCATGGTTTATGAAATCTTTGTGTGTTATTATCGTTTTATGGGGAATGGTCTTGGCTTGTCATGCTGCACCCTCTGTTAACTATGCtagttttatatttttaagatGTTTGTTGGGTTTTTTGGAAAGTGCTATAACCCCATCATTCACTATTTTAATGTGTcaatattggaaaaagGAGGAACAATTCACTAGAATTTGTTTATGGTTTGGTTGCAATGGTCTTGGATCTATTTTAGGTTGTTCTATTTCCTATGGTCTATACATTCGTCAATATTCATATAGTATTACAGCCTGGAAAGTTTTATTCGTTGTTACAGGTATGATGACTATTTTCACTGCATTTATCATGTTTGTTCACATCCCAGACGATCCATCCAAGGCCTGGTTTTTAAATGAGCGTGAAAAACTAATGGTTGTTCAAAGAATCAAATCTAACCAACAAGGTTTTGGTAACCATcacattaaaaaatcacaaaTTCTCGAAGCTTTCAAAGATGTCAGAACTTggctatattttttgtactCTGTTTGTTCTAATATTCCAAATGGTGGTATGAcaaatttcttttccatATTGTTGAACGACAATTTTGGCTATACTGCGGATAAAAGTTTGTTAATGAACATGCCCAGTGGTGCTGTTGAACTTGTCGGCTGTCCATTGTTTGGTTTATTGTGCGCCTATTTTGCTTATAAAAAACTGCCTAAATATGAATGGTTGGGTCACAGATTAGTTTGggcttttattattaacaatttGGTGATTGTTGCTTGTTGTATGTTAGCATTTgctgataaaaataagaatgcACGTTTAGCTGGTGCTTATTTGATGTATTTAGCTCcattatcatttatttgtattatttctaatattaGTTCAAACACTTTGGGTTATACTAAAAAATGGACAGTTTCGTCTATCAATTTAATGTCTTACGCTGCTTCCAATATTGCTGGTCCACAGACATTCATAGCTAAGCAAGCACCTAGCTATCAAGGTGCTAAAATTGCAATGGTTGTTTGTTATGCAGTGGGTTCTGTTATTTTGGctttattatatgtaaTCAATGTTAGAgaaaacaagaaaagaGACAAGATAGCCGCCGAAAGGGGTCCAGAGGAATTTGTAGTAGAAAACTTGGAATTTGCTGATTTAAcagattttgaaaatccACATTTTAGATATGCTTTATAA
- the DUS1 gene encoding tRNA dihydrouridine synthase (similar to Saccharomyces cerevisiae YML080W | DUS1 | DihydroUridine Synthase) codes for MTTPLVASCDTAVTKNAQHGRAIYQNKLSSPVKIVAPMVDQSELAWRILSRKYGAELCYTPMFHARLFATSEKYRKDMWCDGLDGNPKYGDRPLIVQFCGNDPEMICKAAEFVKGKCDGIDLNLGCPQNIAKKGHYGSFLMEEWDLISKIIKKMSEKFGGTNETSNPDGFLVSCKIRVFPEYEKSLEYAKMCVDSGAQWICIHGRLREQRGQKTGMADWDKIKYLRENLTKNKDQVVFSNGNILYPEDIKKCLEYTGCDGVMSAEGNLYNPGIFNSATNNNFDNKDKIFPRVDIILREYFEIVKKMGPESKASRNAMKSHFFKILRPFLPQHTDIRSELSKMNGNMPMEDWECKIVKPIEDIVQNKIFSGSNSNSLDIIAVNKENPRYLNIPYWRCQPYFRPVNGVTGDKRLMSASIKEKKECSLKKRSHEEETEKGRDNNGTAIGENSDSAGDTKDKKLRT; via the coding sequence ATGACAACCCCCTTAGTTGCCAGTTGCGATACCGCTGTTACTAAAAATGCTCAACATGGTAGAGCAATATatcaaaacaaattatCATCACCCGTAAAAATAGTAGCACCAATGGTCGACCAATCTGAATTAGCATGGCGTATACTAAGCAGAAAATACGGTGCAGAATTATGTTATACACCAATGTTTCATGCCAGATTATTTGCCACTAgtgaaaaatatagaaaggACATGTGGTGCGATGGACTAGACGGGAATCCAAAATATGGAGACAGACCATTAATTGTACAATTTTGTGGGAATGATCCGGAAATGATTTGTAAAGCTGCGGAGTTTGTTAAGGGTAAATGTGATGGGATTGATTTAAATTTGGGATGTCCACAGAATATAGCCAAAAAGGGACATTATGGTTCCTTTTTGATGGAAGAGTGGGATCTAATttctaaaataattaaaaaaatgagtgAAAAGTTTGGTGGTACCAATGAAACTAGTAATCCGGATGGATTTCTTGTGAGTTGTAAAATAAGAGTGTTTCCTGAATATGAGAAAAGTTTAGAATATGCCAAGATGTGTGTTGATAGCGGTGCACAATGGATTTGCATTCATGGTAGATTACGAGAACAAAGGGGTCAAAAAACTGGGATGGCAGATTGGGATAagattaaatatttaaggGAAAACTTAACAAAGAATAAAGATCAAGTGGTTTTCAGTAATGggaatattttatatcCAGAAGATATTAAGAAATGCCTAGAGTACACTGGATGCGATGGTGTGATGAGTGCTGAGGGGAACTTATATAACCCAGGTATTTTCAATAGCGCaacaaataacaattttgataataagGACAAAATTTTCCCCCGTGTTGACATTATACTAAGagaatattttgaaattgtcAAAAAAATGGGGCCAGAAAGTAAAGCTAGTAGAAATGCAATGAAATctcattttttcaaaatattgaGGCCGTTTTTGCCACAACATACAGATATCAGGTCTGAATTGAGTAAAATGAACGGAAACATGCCAATGGAAGACTGGGAATGCAAAATTGTAAAACCTATTGAGGATATagttcaaaataaaatatttagtgGTAGCAATAGCAATAGTTTAGATATAATTGCTGTTAACAAGGAGAATCCCagatatttaaatataccATATTGGAGATGTCAACCATATTTTAGACCTGTTAATGGTGTAACCGGAGATAAGCGATTGATGAGTGCTAGTatcaaagaaaagaaggaatgttctttaaagaaaagatcACATGAAGAGGAAACGGAGAAGGGAAGagataataatggtactGCCATTGGAGAAAACTCCGATTCCGCTGGTGATACGaaggataaaaaattacGTACTTAA
- the TDA9 gene encoding Tda9p (similar to Saccharomyces cerevisiae YML081W | TDA9 | Topoisomerase I Damage Affected (paralog of YJR127C | RSF2)) yields MLSSTTATPDSNNNNNNNNNNNNNNSNHNNITASPTPTNYTLPKLDIAQPIMMKPNEQQTITSLSTDNNITNQETDKENKSNLLIPKKSRAIRTTKPRPYLCSICTRGFVRKEHLKRHSLAHTNEKPFKCLFCGRCFARKDLVLRHQRVIHSSLMSTTDDQENNSDISTNLTSNAVKNSSSINDANIVKIEGNTQNILPANNNIQTDKELIKEQTHVTVPLQIKKRPRHASFSASSEVTYTHSKEADIIQQKIAKQNNSTNEVPHQVGFSTPQISFQELIDAIPELQLNNCATANITDMNTIAPNNTTAASTNNHPTTDLPEGFISLLNLTEYYNANGSINSAANNNNITTTTNTTDISNNATANNTSEVPYKLNTPFLLNSPSLSNLLLMNGGTNGFTPNQNAYLIGNNNSIYNINNTTKDDTNGNKNMNLSTSEDELDYFNYKSNNNTNNGDTNTSNALYHIPPNTTNNNTATTNQHWLADFIYSNFEDDLELDLSHFNDIGFDELYNEANNNSISINSNAIPRNNLSGSNMINLRNNSSAPTTTSTIPTTTPSSPINSIPTKNNGNSKQVPNFFRSRQMDLFKKQLMLFNSQPEKHTTANNFKNTSNTIFGITSDDLPINTLQFSSARLHLFTHELRQEILQAHHLTDSQFPTVEELNQYVNFYNTEFHPYFDFIHLYSIQPSLENHSLLTSIACIGSLYNFHLFHGMQLFSISRHHIRQLLEKISENEKEFIPLWIIQSMVMLTFVETFHNDINITSNVETHLKTLIKIVHKKQLNVPLEKLINPPIKFGNTTNINKKDIDEIFQYFIKAQSRIRTCHTILCISNLFTSLVGLEDCCLHSIDLKKSGVPCYQQDLYHVSNSKEWYFLLTAKYKINLDSKFSLVELSNGGDVYAHCLIDLTTTAGDGSTNVSNANNKEEDLLHISAPNSAVNTNTNTISFNGINHYLPLHHFASFKNISYFTLLSMLISIHEKIGIERSKKYDDFQWLFNSVPIINQLLHSWETLYTRNGGILVEEGNNNHNGGYKNISLINNSPKMKLILPLLNFAKIRKCLNLVPIMNAIWLKDWETLNRVMDEFIVVESNVVPIINSNSNALLNIKFNLLRDAAQYSISTIKLWIDIVSIMQNARKTSMNTPIFAITCIFTSIIVLSVYLQKIESVIVSSQLFPQADRQLWLQSEIVLKKLEQHLLPKGYNMESYAEFLRLQANGALDVEPLDDELAIKATMNTNTPIEETFKVIKKARLSSRTLYLGVRILADAPIWPIALLFAQALQARSIHINKNREK; encoded by the coding sequence ATGTTATCTAGTACTACTGCCACTCctgatagtaataataataataataataataataataataataacaataacagtaaTCACAATAACATCACTGCTTCTCCTACTCCTACCAATTATACTTTACCAAAATTAGATATTGCACAACCAATTATGATGAAACCAAATGAACAGCAAACTATTACTTCTCTTAGtactgataataatataacaaaCCAAGAAACTgataaggaaaataaaagtaatttattaataccaaaaaaatctaGGGCTATTAGAACTACTAAACCTAGACCATACCTGTGCTCTATATGCACTAGGGGTTTTGTTAGAAAAGAACACTTAAAAAGACATTCTTTAGCTCATACTAATGAAAAACCATTCAAGTGTTTATTCTGTGGTAGGTGTTTTGCCCGAAAGGATTTAGTATTAAGACATCAAAGAGTTATACATTCCAGTTTAATGTCCACCACGGATGATCAGGAGAATAATTCTGATATCTCCACTAATCTTACATCCAATGCTGTAAAGAATTCTAGCTCAATAAATGATGCCAATATTGTGAAGATCGAAGGAAACacacaaaatattttaccagctaataataatattcagACGGACAAAGAGCTTATAAAAGAGCAAACACATGTTACTGTTCCTCTTcagataaagaaaagacCAAGACATGCTTCATTTAGCGCTAGCAGTGAGGTCACTTACACCCATAGTAAAGAAGCTGATATAATTCAACAGAAAATAGCTAAACAAAACAATTCAACTAACGAAGTACCTCACCAAGTCGGGTTTTCCACTCCACAAATCTCATTTCAAGAACTAATAGATGCCATACCGGAATTGCAATTGAATAATTGTGCTACTGCTAACATTACGGATATGAATACAATAGCCCCTAATAATACTACAGCGGCCAGCACCAACAACCATCCCACCACAGATTTACCCGAGggatttatttctttattaaacTTAACCGAGTATTACAATGCTAATGGGTCTATTAATAGTgctgctaataataataatatcaccaCCACCACAAACACTACGGATATTAGTAACAATGCAACTGCTAATAACACAAGTGAAGTTCCTTATAAGTTAAACACCCCATTTTTACTGAATTCCCCCAGTTTAAgcaatttattattgatgaaCGGTGGTACCAATGGATTCACACCAAACCAAAATGCTTATCTCATtggaaataataacagtatttataacatcaataatactactaaGGATGATACAAATGGCAATAAAAACATGAATTTAAGTACGAGTGAAGATGAATTAGATTATTTCAACTATAAATCTAACAACAACACTAATAATGGCGATACCAATACCTCAAATGCTTTATATCACATTCCTCCcaatactactaataataacacagCTACCACTAACCAACATTGGTTGGCTgactttatttattctaaTTTTGAAGACGATTTAGAATTGGATTTATCTCATTTCAATGATATCGGGTTTGATGAATTATATAACGAGGCTAATAACAATTCCATCAGCATTAATAGCAATGCTATCCCTAGGAACAACTTGTCTGGTTCCAATATGATAAATTTACGCAATAATTCTAGCGCACCCACAACAACCTCAACAATACCCACCACTACACCCAGCTCACCAATTAACAGTATACccacaaaaaataatggtaattcTAAACAAGttccaaattttttcagATCCAGACAAATGGATTTGTTCAAAAAACAGTTGATGCTCTTTAATTCGCAACCAGAAAAACACACTACTGccaataatttcaaaaatactAGCAACACCATTTTTGGTATTACTTCGGATGATTTACCCATCAACACTCTTCAATTTTCCTCTGCTCGCTTGCACTTATTTACTCACGAATTAAGACAGGAAATATTACAAGCACACCACTTAACAGACAGCCAATTTCCCACTGTTGAAGAATTAAATCAATATGTTAATTTCTATAACACAGAATTTCACCCGTACTTTGATTTTATCCATTTGTATTCTATTCAGCCTAGTTTGGAAAACCATTCATTGCTAACGAGTATTGCATGCATCGGCTCCTTATATAATTTCCATTTATTCCATGGGATGCAGTTATTTAGTATTAGTAGACATCACATTAGACAAttgttggaaaaaataagcGAAAACGAAAAGGAATTTATTCCACTATGGATTATTCAATCAATGGTCATGTTGACCTTTGTGGAAACTTTCCACAATGACATTAATATTACCTCAAACGTGGAGACCCATTTGAAaactttaattaaaattgtacACAAGAAACAACTAAATGTTCCCTTGGAAAAACTGATTAATCCTCCAATTAAGTTTGGCAatactactaatattaataaaaaggatattgacgaaatttttcaatattttattaaggCGCAGTCCAGAATAAGAACATGTCACACTATATTGTGTATATCTAATTTGTTTACATCATTGGTTGGGTTAGAAGATTGTTGCTTGCATAGCattgatttgaaaaagagTGGTGTTCCCTGCTATCAACAAGACCTGTATCATGTTTCCAACAGCAAAGAatggtattttttattgactGCTAAGTACAAGATAAATTTGGAttccaaattttcattAGTAGAGTTATCTAACGGTGGGGACGTTTATGCACACTGTTTAATAGATTTAACCACCACAGCTGGTGATGGCAGCACCAATGTGTCTAACGCCAATAATAAAGAGGAAGATTTACTACATATAAGCGCACCGAATTCTGCGGTTAATACTAATACAAATACTATTAGTTTCAACGGCATCAACCATTATTTGCCGTTGCACCATTTTGcatcatttaaaaatatttcataTTTTACGCTACTTTCCATGTTGATATCTATTCATGAAAAGATCGGGATTGAAAGAAGTAAGAAATACGATGATTTTCAGTGGTTGTTTAATTCTGTTCCcataataaatcaattatTACATAGCTGGGAGACTTTGTACACCAGGAATGGGGGCATACTGGTGGAAGAgggtaataataaccatAATGGTGggtataaaaatatttctttgaTCAACAATAGTCCCAAGATGAAGTTGATTTTACCCTTATTGAATTTTGCCAAAATTAGGAAGTGTTTAAATTTGGTACCTATAATGAACGCAATTTGGTTGAAGGATTGGGAAACTTTAAATAGAGTAATGGATGAGTTTATTGTGGTAGAAAGCAATGTTGTCCCCATTATAAACAGCAATAGTAATGCTTTactaaatattaaatttaatttgcTAAGAGATGCAGCTCAGTATTCCATATCCACCATCAAATTATGGATTGATATAGTTTCCATTATGCAAAACGCCAGAAAAACATCGATGAATACCCCGATATTTGCAATTACGTGTATTTTTACGTCGATAATTGTGCTATCAgtatatttacaaaaaatcGAAAGTGTTATTGTGAGCAGCCAACTTTTCCCACAAGCGGATCGCCAGCTGTGGTTACAAAGTGAGATTGTATTGAAGAAATTGGAACAGCATTTATTGCCAAAGGGTTATAATATGGAATCATATGCCGAGTTTCTGAGATTGCAAGCCAATGGGGCACTAGATGTGGAACCGTTGGATGATGAATTGGCCATTAAAGCGACTATGAATACCAATACACCTATTGAGGAAACATTCAAGGTCATTAAAAAAGCTAGGCTAAGTTCGAGAACATTATATTTGGGTGTTAGAATATTAGCTGATGCTCCAATTTGGCCTATTGCCTTGTTATTTGCACAGGCGTTACAGGCTAGGTCTatacatataaataaaaatagggAAAAGtga
- the EFM3 gene encoding protein-lysine N-methyltransferase (similar to Saccharomyces cerevisiae YJR129C | EFM3 | Elongation Factor Methyltransferase) — translation MNLFEVDIINKFNQRYPFQNFIKYCCGADRNTTEKLRLTTFINEVYSNNDNTNKYYIKQIMNEMLKYLDTFINTTSNTNDSRVCFLDEPESFQEWLYEQYIEYLNIQYDPNLEDIITYTFSVGNNINSTGLQIKIREKPNIISSENTTGLKTWEAALYLTYYLCKSFPNDNNIKTSNNETMNVLELGCGTGVVGISYYKLYAKYWANCNAHLTDGSDFVINEVLPYNCKLNDCTNENVHHYQMDWSEPYLRYIYDDKKIDLILGADITFDDECIYYLTYCLKELFHNNAKNGCYALISATIRKETTIEYFIQRCKELGLQVELVSSCSNDDNDGFIKDVLFKPLTAPIRIYKVSYYI, via the coding sequence ATGAACTTATTTGAAGTAGATAtcatcaataaatttaaccAAAGATATCCGTTCCAAAATTTcataaaatattgttgtGGTGCCGATAGAAATACAACAGAAAAACTAAGGTTAACAACTTTTATAAATGAAGTTTACAGCAACAATGATAACACCAACAAGTATTacataaaacaaattatgAATGAAATGTTAAAGTACCTTGacacttttattaataccaCTTCCAATACTAATGACAGCCGTGTGTGTTTCCTAGATGAACCTGAGAGTTTCCAAGAATGGTTATATGAACAGTATATTGAGTACttaaatattcaatatGATCCAAATCTAGAAGATATAATAACGTACACTTTCTCTGTTGgtaacaatattaatagcaCTGgattacaaataaaaataagagaGAAACCTAATATAATAAGTTCGGAAAATACTACTGGTTTGAAAACATGGGAGGCAGCATTATATTTGACATATTATTTGTGCAAGAGTTTTCCTAAcgataataacattaaaacAAGCAATAATGAAACGATGAATGTATTAGAGTTGGGTTGTGGTACAGGTGTGGTTGGCATAAGTTATTACAAACTATACGCTAAGTACTGGGCAAATTGCAATGCTCATTTAACAGATGGTTCAGATTTTGTAATTAATGAAGTATTGCCATATAATTGTAAACTAAATGATTGTACTAACGAAAATGTACACCACTATCAAATGGATTGGAGTGAGCCCTATTTACGGTATATTTatgatgataaaaagattgatttaattttggGTGCAGATATTACATTTGACGATGAATGTATTTACTATTTGACTTATTGTCTGAAAGAATTATTCCACAACAATGCCAAAAATGGTTGTTATGCCTTGATATCTGCCACCATAAGAAAGGAAACCActattgaatattttattcaaagGTGCAAAGAATTGGGTTTGCAGGTCGAATTAGTGAGTTCTTGTagtaatgatgataatgatggaTTCATTAAAGatgtattatttaaacCTTTAACTGCGCCTATTCGTATTTATAAAGTGTCTTATTACATTTAA
- the DAL2 gene encoding allantoicase (similar to Saccharomyces cerevisiae YIR029W | DAL2 | Degradation of Allantoin): MTTTTKVTAFDKNQQKVFDDIIINKYNAVDIIAERLGGEIVAVSNEWFAKAENLIKPNKPIRDATRFVYQGAWYDGWETRRHNSNEYDYVIFKIGVSSASIIGCEIDTAFFDGNHAPYISVEALYNTNEGKDAVIEENNPGWEEVIGKMECGPSQKQFFLRDNGLTLNKYTHVKLKMYPDGGIARFRLYGKVILPELNSDNVNTVTDLCNVCNGAVAIKCSDEHFGTMKNLILPGRGCDMSDGWETKRSRIPNHVDWSIIKLGRKTSYIDHIVVDTAHFRGNFPQSIKVYGALQYNGNDDTNWIELVPQSKTGPDKEHLYQIKKNLAINYIKLVIIPDGGVKRIRVFGY, encoded by the coding sequence ATGACAACTACTACTAAGGTAACCGCTTTTGATAAAAACCAACAAAAGGTCTTTGATGacataattataaataaatacaacGCGGTAGACATAATCGCTGAAAGATTGGGTGGTGAAATTGTCGCAGTAAGCAATGAATGGTTTGCCAAAGCCGAAAATTTGATCAAACCCAACAAGCCCATAAGAGATGCTACCAGGTTTGTATATCAAGGCGCATGGTATGATGGATGGGAAACAAGAAGACATAATAGTAATGAATATGattatgttatttttaaaataggtGTTAGTAGTGCTTCCATCATTGGTTGTGAAATTGACACTGCATTTTTTGATGGTAATCATGCTCCTTATATTAGTGTAGAGGCTTTATACAATACCAATGAAGGCAAGGACGCAGtaattgaagaaaataatccTGGGTGGGAAGAAGTTATTGGGAAAATGGAATGTGGTCCTAGCCAAAAACAATTCTTCCTAAGGGATAATGGCTTgacattaaataaatatacccatgtaaaattaaagatgTATCCAGACGGTGGTATTGCCAGATTCAGATTATATGGGAAAGTCATTTTACCTGAATTGAATAGCGACAATGTTAACACTGTAACCGACTTGTGTAATGTTTGTAATGGAGCTGTTGCTATTAAATGCTCTGATGAACATTTTGGTActatgaaaaatttaattttacctGGTAGAGGTTGTGATATGAGTGATGGGTGGGAGACTAAAAGGTCTAGAATTCCAAATCATGTAGATTGGTCTATAATTAAATTGGGCCGAAAAACTAGTTATATTGATCATATTGTAGTTGATACTGCTCACTTCAGAGGTAATTTCCCTCAATCCATTAAGGTTTACGGTGCTTTGCAATATAATGGTAACGATGATACCAATTGGATTGAATTAGTTCCCCAAAGTAAAACTGGTCCAGATAAAGAACATTTAtatcaaattaaaaagaatttggctattaattatattaaattggtTATTATTCCAGATGGTGGtgttaaaagaattagaGTATTTGGGTATTGa
- the ATP18 gene encoding F1F0 ATP synthase subunit i (similar to Saccharomyces cerevisiae YML081C-A | ATP18 | ATP synthase), with product MFKRYSFPLVKYYWPFFATGAAVYWLVGKAATASANSAEFINDPRNPRFQRGEKLVELKN from the coding sequence ATGTTTAAAAGATACTCTTTCCCTTTAGTTAAATATTACTGGCCATTCTTTGCCACTGGTGCTGCTGTCTACTGGTTGGTTGGTAAGGCTGCCACTGCTTCCGCCAATTCCGCTGAATTCATTAATGATCCAAGAAATCCAAGATTCCAAAGAGGTGAAAAGTTGgttgaattgaaaaattaa